GTCTCGGCTAATATTTTCTTCTGTCCGTTTATCTAAATCTTTTAGCAATACTTCATTCCTCGCAACCTCTGTTGCCCCATAAACCAAAGCCAACTTCGCTTCTAGTTGATTTGCTTGTTTTAGCTGTTTGCTTATATTTTGGTTTTTATAACTAAAATCAACACGTATGCCAAGCGCACGCAGCATTAAAATATCTTTAAAAGCAATGTCTCGCTCAGCTTCACTGTCTATAACAACAAAAACGTCCGGCGTTTCATGGCATGCGGGAACAAGGTCTTGTTGCTTTAAGAGATCCAGTAACGTGACATCGCCCATGGCAAATCCCACTGCCGGCATATCCACGTTAGCCAGTTTTTTGACAAGGTTATCATATCGCCCTCCCCCGGCTAGTGCTCTACCCTGGCCTACTGTTTGAAAAGCTTCAAAGACAAAGCCCGTGTAATACGCAAGTCCGCGTACAATACTCAGGTCTATCCGTATAAAACGGCTTACGCCAAAGGCATCTAGTTGCCCTAGGAGTTCTCTCCAGGAAGCAATACGAGCATGGATCGCTTCTTTCTCTTCTGCTAAAGAAACTGTATTAAAGAAATGCTCGATATCCACAATGCTACGCAATTGTGCCAGTTGCTTGATATTTTTGAGAAACTCAGCGGCCTTACCACCAAAGAATCCTTTTAGTTGTTCAAGTACTTTGTCCTCATCTTCACGCTCCATTTTATCAATGATCGTGAGAACGCTATGGGCATCTTCATCACTCAACCCACAAGCGATTAAATAGTATACCCATATATCACGGTCACTTAACCGAATACAAAATTCCT
The genomic region above belongs to Verrucomicrobia bacterium CG1_02_43_26 and contains:
- a CDS encoding histidine--tRNA ligase, which codes for MAFNTLPGFREFYPEECSVREYLFSTWRQTAKSFNFHEFDAPVLEPLELFTVKSGDEIVGQLFNFEDKGGRAIALRPEMTPSLARLVGAKANSMRKPVKWFNVGEHFRYERPQKGRLRSFYQFNADILGEESTIADAEAITLLIQILSNFGLTDKEFCIRLSDRDIWVYYLIACGLSDEDAHSVLTIIDKMEREDEDKVLEQLKGFFGGKAAEFLKNIKQLAQLRSIVDIEHFFNTVSLAEEKEAIHARIASWRELLGQLDAFGVSRFIRIDLSIVRGLAYYTGFVFEAFQTVGQGRALAGGGRYDNLVKKLANVDMPAVGFAMGDVTLLDLLKQQDLVPACHETPDVFVVIDSEAERDIAFKDILMLRALGIRVDFSYKNQNISKQLKQANQLEAKLALVYGATEVARNEVLLKDLDKRTEENISRDELIEAVSNKLAHLV